Below is a window of Micromonospora chersina DNA.
TCTCAGCGCCGATACCGCGGGCCCCGCCGACGACCAGGATCCGCTTGCCTGTCAGGTTCTCGCTCATGACCGCGACGGTATACATTTGCTACCGGTATCTTCAACGCTACCGAGAGGACCTCCGTGGGCAAGGCGTACAACGTCATGGCGGCGACGTGCCCGAGTCGCACTGTGCTGCACCGCATCGGGGCGCGTTGGACGGTGTTCGCCATCAACGCCCTGGAGGACGGGCCGATGCGGTTCACCGAGCTCAAAGCGCACATTCGCGGGATCACCCCGAAGGCCCTCACCGAGACGCTGCGCGCCATGGAGGCTGACGGCCTGCTCGCCCGTACCGACCTGGGCGGCAACCCGCCGCACGTCGAATACGCCCTGACCGAGCTCGGCCGCTCCCTGCTGGTTCCGCTGCGTGCCGTACGACAGTGGG
It encodes the following:
- a CDS encoding winged helix-turn-helix transcriptional regulator, translating into MGKAYNVMAATCPSRTVLHRIGARWTVFAINALEDGPMRFTELKAHIRGITPKALTETLRAMEADGLLARTDLGGNPPHVEYALTELGRSLLVPLRAVRQWAETHVPDILAARERAGIVEASS